AAGCAAGTAATAACTCACTCGAGGAGTGTGACTCACAGCCCAGTCAACTTTGTTGAACTCTTCCTTTCTTGGTTTATCATCAGCAGAATGCATGAACTGGAAAACAGTAATCGTATAAGGTTAAATGCAAGCTTGCCATCAAGAACTcagaaggaaaacaaaaaaagaaagtcCGAAGCATCATAAAGTGGCTTCGTAAACAATGGAGTACAAGGATTTACCAACAATTCCCCAATCTCCCTGGCAACAGACTCCCCGAAAAGCTGTTCTACCAAGGCCAGTGCAAACAAGAAAGAAGTTCCCGGGCCTTGGCTTGTCGTAAGCTCTCCTGAAACTTGAATATTTGATTTGACAGCCCAGAAGGTCGGAAGCCGGTCAAAGAATGCAGGGTGGCAAGTTGTCTTGAATGGCAAACTACACCAAAATTAGCAATCAAAATACATAGATATGaaacaatgattttaatataaaccgGCACTCACCCGCTTCCTCTTCAAGAGTCCCCAAGGGAGAAGTGTAACAGCTGGAGCAGTAGATATACCTCCATATAGCCTCTTTTCCTCAGCTTGTTTGCTTGTAATCTTCTTCAGAATTTCACAATCTCTCAATTGCGCTGATCCAGGCATTCCTCCCTTCAAATAGTATGCAAACGTTAATTTCTACAACAACTATATATTGTACAAAACAATTTACCAAAGAAATATCAGCAAATCGCATGTGTACTGAGGGTTCTTTCCTCTAGGCGAATCTCAATTTCCAAAACATTAATGTGGGAATATGCAGGGCAACATTATGTTCTAAGCAAATATGAAGATCAAAGGTTTGAAGAACTAACTGGCAATGCCACGAGATCGAAAACACGGTCAGAACAAGTGGAGATTCTGGTATCAGCAACCAACTTGGTGCCTCCCGATGCTTGAACCTCGAGCTGCGGTTCCACCGAGGCCACCGTCACCTCTGCCCCAGCACGGCGTAGAACATCAACCAGTATAACAGCTTCCATTTCCTCAGTACCAAATCCAATTGGAACCAAAACCTATCCATCCACATAAATAATAAGGatcaaaactttaaatttcacacagcaaaactagaaaaaaaatcaaaccccATTCAAGCTAAATGCTTAACAACGCAAGTAAACTAAGCCCTTTTCCACTCTAAGAAAATGTAGTGAAAAAGGGTTTTACATATTTTGAGATACAAATAAAATTGCCAAAATATAACAGCATCCATTCCCTCCTTGCCATATCACCCAactagacaaattaattaaaccccATTTAAGCTAAGTGGTAAAAACGCAAGCAAACCAAGCCCTTCCCACTCTTTGAATCTATAGTGAAAAGGGTTTTACCTATTTTGAGATACAAATAAATtgccaaaaaaaaacaaatgaagcaTTTGAATGAAAGGAGACACCTTTTTGGTAGAAGCGGCAGTGGGGGAGCTTGTAACAGTGGACGTTGTTGAAGGGGTTGTGGGAACTGCTGAAGTGGAGGCTCTGATGGGTTTTAAAGCCAGTTTTGCGGTTGTTATGGGAAGCTGATAGTCCATGGAAAAGGGGAACACAAAGGTAGAGCCAGGAAGTGCCATTTGAGGAATCCTTGGAGGAAAGAATAACCTTGTTGGAGGTGATGGTTTCAAAACCAGACACGACAAACTCTCCATTGGAGTTTGTAAAGGGAAATTACTTGTCCAGCAGCTTGGCCAAACTTTAACAGCGAAGATCACTTTGACGCTTTTATCTTATCCAGTGTACAGTGCACCCACACTGCCAACGTGAACTCAACGGCGTCGTTCTGAGTTTTGCCAAATGCAACCATGGTGGAACTATGCGGGAGTTTCAATTTAAATAcagtgataattaaaatttttgttatacattCATTTATTATGAGTCTGGATCTCATTactcttattttttattgttaatattgtaaaataaataattttttaaatatatttatttaataaaaaataaattagtcaacaaaaataaattttttaccaTAATATGATTTACTGTTTTGATTgctattaagtaaattttatatcACTCAACTCTAATAATTCTTAtttacaactcataaataaaaaataacacatTTCAACGCACTCAATGTATGGAGTTAGACTCAATCCAAACAATTgtgataaattttaagttagcaacctaaagttagaaattaatttttgaataaaatattttaaaatttaagttagaATGTTAATATAGTTATTACACCGACCTAGTTGTAGTGCAAAAGAGATTATGAAATTCCCCATTGTTCTTTACAAAGACAAAAATCTAGCCGTCCATAAAGCGAGACAAACAACTCCGTACGCATGATTTGTTatgctttttttaatttccttccaaattATTTGAGAATGTCTttctaaaaacaaaacaaaatcagtCAGTTCTGCAAAAACCCAAATCTATTAGCTGTACTAAGATAGCAGCCACTTCCTCCCACAGCAATGATCTTGTAATTTCTCtctccttttatttaaaacttctTGATTCTATTGTTTTGTtagattttctcaaattttttttaatttttttttatgaaataaagatTAACCCATCAAGGAAAAAAccttcctttgttttttttttctcttgacaCGAACCAAATTTTCTGCTAAATTCTTTTTTCTGGATTTGAAATAAAGatctctttttattattattatttataagtagATATTAGATCTTTTTTGGTTTCAGGATCTGGGTTATTGGTTTTCTGGCGACAAGGGCTATGGTGTTATGGTCCTGACATAAAGGTACCCCTTTTTTTGTCTTTTGTGTTAatcattgtttgtttgtttatattttacttgATTGATTGATCATTGGGTACTTTCCTATTTTGTTTGTGTTGATTTGTatcatgatattttttaaacttcGTTCTAGCTATGGATTTAGTGTTAGAATTTAGGGGTTTGAATAGgatttatcaatttcaatttataaatattagaagTTAGGGTCATGCTTTAATGGAAAGTTGAAACAATCCTCAATTGTGTTCTTCAATTCAGAAATTAAGAAACTGATTTGGTGTTGggaattcttttaaaaaaaatttcaatttcgtGCGATGAAGGGACCCTCCGTAAAGCTACTTATTTTTTGGCATCTTTGAAGTGCTTATGAATAAGCATTTGGACTGTTTTAAGGAACAAGTAACAAAGTAAATTATGTCACCCTTTAATTAggtgtttttttaaaatgcttCTTGGAATGATCTATGCAGCGAGAGTGTATTTAGAATAGATACTAAGGGAAGCATCAAGATTGTAATTAGTTTTCGTAACCATACAGAACATTGCCATAATTGTAAGGCTATCTTTATGGTTTTAACTATTCGAGAAGCTAGTTGTGCTATATTACtcctaattttttctttcattttcgcATGTGGATTGCCTGTGATCATTTGCTCGTGCTTTTTTGTACCTTATTCGATCCTTGATTTTTTCCCGGTTTTCAATTGTACCAGAACTTGTTAGTAATCGTGTTTGTACGTTGTTGAACTTATATGTGTGTGCACGTGCGTGTTTTTGTTTGTGCAATCAACTTAGCAAGCTTAATTCTAGTACTTGACTTATTAACTTTTATTCTTCAGATATTGGATTGGTCTGTGACATACGCAAATTTGCTTTGTCCAGGCTTAAGGATTTTCTGcttgttgattttttataaaagaggGTGATGGCCAATCTAAATGAATCAACGACCTTAGTTCCTTCAGAGTCCTCGGATCAAAGGCGTACACTTATGGTGGACCTAAATGTGAATGTACTTCAACCTTCTATGAACCAGCAAAACCGAACATCATCCCATGATGGTCCTGTGGCTATCCTTTGGGATATAGAGAACTGCCCTGTCCCCAGTGATGTACGCCCTGAAGATGTAGCGGGGAATATAAGAATGGCTTTGCGAGTGCATCCTATAATTAAAGGAGCTGTTGTGGTGTTCTCTGCATACGGGGATTTTAATGCCTTCCCCAGGAGACTCAGGGAGGGCTGTCAGAGAACTGGAGTCAAACTCATAGATGTCCCAAATGGAAGGAAGGATGCTGCCGACAAGGCTATCTTGGTTGACATGTTCTTATTTGCCCTTGATAACCCCCCACCTTCATCTATCATGCTGATTTCGGGGGATGTTGATTTTGCTCCGGCTCTTCACATTCTTGGTCAACGTGGCTATACAATCATTCTTGTTATTCCTGCCGGAGTAGGAGTTTCATCTGCACTGAACAATGCCGGTAATTTTGTTTGGGATTGGCCTAGCGTTGCTCGTGGGGAAGGCTTTGTACCTCCATCTAAGGCCATAATGCCTCCTCAAGGAGGAACAGCTGATATTGCTGGGTATTTCATGGGTTGCCATATTAGTGACAATCCAGATGGCCAAAATGAAGAAGAGGCAATAGTTTATCGGGGCATTTCGAAAAGCTATTACAACTCAAGAGATTTCTCGATTGTGTCGCAATCTTTATCTGAATATACAAGTAACTCTTCAATAGCCATACCTTCGTGCCCTACAACTTTGAGGTCGCAAAGTCTCCCATCTGGTTTGAATGAAGCGTCAGGATGTCTGAGCACTTATGATCAGAATGACACTATGTGGGTACAGCCCGGAGACATAAATGGGTTAAAGGGACAACTGGTGAAATTGCTTGAACTTTCAGGAGGATGCATGCCCCTTATCCGTGTTCCAGCAGAGTATCATAAATTTTTCGGAAGGCCTCTTTACATAGCAGAGTATGGAGCATTCAAACTTGTTAATCTTTTCAAAAAGATGGGTGACACTCTAGCAATTGACGGAAAAGGTCATAAGAAATTCGTCTACCTTCGAAATTGGAAAGCTTGCCCAAGTGCACCTCCTTTGGTTTTAACAAGGAAAGATAAGAAGGGTAAGGGGAACCAGGAGGAAAGCCTGGACATTGCTGCAGGTGTTGGCTCTTCTGATGAGTTCTCCGATGAAGAAAGAGTGGTAGTTGAAGAACATTACGAGAAGAGGAATGAAGGAAGAACCAACTTTGGGGAAGCAGGATGTGAAGTCGATGACCGTAACCTCGAGCAATTTAAATATGAGTTGCAGGAAATTCTCGTGAGTTATTCTTGCCGAATTTTCTTGGGTTGCTTCGAAGAAATATACCAGCAACGATACAAGAAAATGCTCGACTATCAAAAGCTAGGCGTGGAGAAGCTGGAGGAGTTGTTTGACAAGGTGAGGGATGTAGTCTTCTTGCATGAAGAACCACTAAGCAAGAGAAAATTTCTCTATGCAGTAGGCAGCTAAAAGAATCTGACAAAgcctttgattttaaaataaaaacaaaaatactagAATAGATCATACAATTGAGCTAATGTTGATCAATGTTTGGTCCCTGatgtctgttttttttttcctggaATGTTTTTGCCAAGGTTTCATAAGATATAGATAGGAGAGGCTGGGAGCACTTTTATTATTGTCGTGCATTCATACATGGATTTGAAGGTTGAAATTTCCATGTAATTCCCATGCCTTTGTCATTTGTAATTGATCAACTACCAATGTAGAACTCCTGTAAATTATATTCCAGCTATAAAtcctttgtttgtttgtttgtttttttcatatatacatacacgCACATAAATATATGATCTCCAGTCATCTGCTCTTTGATTTCGTTTTTAAAAATTCTGCATTTATGTCTTAGTTATCCAAAAGGCTGCCACCTTTGGGTCCTTTTTTTGTACATGCCACAAGTTTGATGGTATCCCTTGCATAACAAAGACAATGCATACCTGCTAGCTCATGGGATGAACAAAAGATTGGCCTCAAAGGGAGAGTATGTTTTGAGGGGATCGCGGCGAACCGGTTTCCAGTAAAAAGCTTCTACTGCAATATGACCTCGATGTGCTTGAAGATGAAGCAAGGTATCTTCCATCCCCACTGTGAAAAAGGGGTCCACTCCTAGGAATTTTCACTCTGCTTAGCCGTCCTCTTCCGTCGCTACCACCTTCATAATCTTCATCTTCAACGGCTTGTATAAACCCACTTTGCATCAGATCTGAACTCTCGTACAAAAGCTGAAGGACTTGTTTCATTGAAGGTCTAGCCCGCCCTTCTCTTTGGGTGCACCATCTCACAATCGACACAACTGTCTGAAGTTGGTCTAAGTCGAAGGAGTCCTTAATATGGGGGTCTAGAAGCTCGGTTAGCCTCGACTCTGATGCCAACAGTATTTGGGTTGATTCTACCAAACTCACACCATCTTGTACGACTCGTCTTGCAGTCAGCATCTCCAAAAGTAGCACACCATAGCTGTACACATCGCTTTTATCAGTGAGCTCTTGAGTGACCACATATTCAGGATCCATATAACCTGAAAGTCGTCTAACATTTTAGATCTTTAGTAAAGAGCATAAGCCATTATTTTAACCTTCCAATGATTTACCGGCTAACCTGGAGTTCCACGGATGTCAGTATTTGCAGGTTCTAAGCAAATAGAGCCACCTTTTGAAGCATGTGCAAGGCCAAAATCCGCAACCTAGAGGATACAATAAAGCAGAAAGCGGGAATTATTCTTTTTCCACAAGTTCTTATATGGAAAGGTTTCTTCCGGAATTTCGATGAAAACTATTCATACTTCATTTTCTATTATCCTAATATACCgagaaagaaaaatgttatACAAACCAATGCATTGGGAAAATTAAAAGGGAATCAAAAGTTCTAGTGAATTCAATGGACCCAATACCTTTGCAACAAAATTCTCATCCAACAGAATGTTGCTTGATTTGATGTCCCTGTGGCACAGAGGTGGATCACAATAAAAGTGAAGGTACTCCTGCAAGGTTCGTACAAGGAAAGAGAAATGATTTAGCatgattataattttgtattaacGAACTGCAAATCCGAAAAAGAACAACTGCTACTACCAAAGCATTAGCCACATCGATCGCAATTTGTATTCTGGTTTCCCAACTCAGTGGAGTTTTTCTGGGGCCTGCGCAAATATGAAATCAATGAACAAATGGACATTGAAAATAACATGGGAAAGAAGTAGTCCATTAAGTCTGCCAGGCGTATTTATTGTACAATATCAGAAAAGTTAATCCGGTGTCCAATAGAGGCAAAAATCTCTTCCTTCGAACCAAATAATATAACCGAATGCCAAATGCTCCTTAGAACCCCTTCCTAAACCTATTTAAGGATAATAGCAAACTTATAGAGAAGTAAATTGAAGGAATGCAGAAGCATACAATGAAGATGATCCTTTAGGCTTCCATTTGACATGTACTCGTACATTAGAAACCTGTCACGAAGTAAAGGGATTTAATTTGGAAGTAGATGGATCAATCACCGGGACATACATACAAGAATAAACTACCTCTCGCGCTTTTTAATGCAAAATCCTCTTAGAGAAACTAGATGCCGATGGTGTAACCTAGCGAGGAGTTCTATCTCTCGACAAAATTCATCTTCTCCCTGCTCTGAGACTCTGTTCATCCGCTTCACAGCTACCATTGAGCCATCAGTATATTGAGCTTTGTACACTGTCCCGAATCCTCCTCGTCCAATGACGGTGCCATCATAAGTTCCCCTTTTTGTTTCCTTGTAGCTGTATTTTCGAAACATCGATGAAGTACCTGCAATTTAATAGCCTTCAATAAGAGAACAATGTTCGAAACTTGCCTATTATCAAAGGAGACTAGGTGATATCAAAACATACCTTCCTGGAATTTATGCATGGGCCTACAAATAGGAAAGTGTTTTGAAGAGTTCTTGTTCACACTCTCGGAATCCTCCAACTCTCTGCTTTTCTTACAAATCAAGACCACCAAAACTATAAGCATCATAATGGCAGCTACCGTAACTGCTATCCCAATGCCAAGAATAGACATTAGGTGGTGTTCATGGTGTTTTTGGTTCGAAGGAGCTCCCAACACGAGTTGATTTGGTGTAGCAGCAACCAATGGACTAGGAGAAGCCTTATGGGCAGGTGGAGATGGAGATGACCCCGAAACTAGCATCATAGTCGGAACATAGTATTAGCTGATTGGAGGGATACATAGAAGTTCCTTTACTTAAAGAAATTAATccatggatatatatatacatatgcacaTAGTTCtcatacaaaattaaataagtgttttcttttcttttttttatgaaacaaattATACCTGGTGGGATGTTAAATCCCCCAACTTGAAAAAAACAACTTGCAATTTCGACAGCTGAAATGTTATCAACTTGGCTTGCAAGTGCAGCAAAGGTCGCATCTCGGCAAGTACTCAATGTGATATTATCTTGAGATCCAACTAGACGATGGACATAGTTAATGCCAGCATTTAAACACTTTCGGCATTCATTTTCCTGCGACAGTGGCAGTTTGCAGTTCTTTGTGACATCCATAAATTTTGGAGACTCGAGCATCTGCGATACAGTTGTTCGATCCCTACAGTAATAACTAACGGGGATCTTCGTACCAAACCCACAGAAATTCGTGGCATTTCGAGGGACCCCATATAGCTCCATGGTTTGCAATATGGAATGGATGCAAACATCAGATAAATTCGATGTAACCCCTAGGTTGCCTGTCACATTTGCATGACGAGCAACGGAAAATGCAACAAAAGCATTCATATAGCGGCAGCACTTTCCTCTCTCATTTTTATTCGAGCATAAAGAAGCCACGAGAGTAAAATTTGATCCACTCAAATCTAAGGGGCAATCTGCAAAAGTAACAAATAGTCATCGTTGTTTTGCAATCCAATCACTTACAAAATAGATCACCAACTATCTGGAACTGTAGAAAGCATAATCTAGTTACCCCAAATTCACATAATCACATTGACTGCCCTATATTTGACAATCTACCATAAATTATCATTGCCAGATCCACACCAAAACTATAGGAAACACATGTCTACATCATTTTTACTAAGCAAAGACGAACAATGTCAGAAAAATCCAGTTGTGAGGACACCATTTTAGCCATTAACTCTTGATACATAGCTCTAAATATTCATTAAACAGTGAACCAAAGAAAAGTACCCATAAATCATCTTAACCACATAACTGGTTTACAAAGTGCAAGTAGCTCAAACATTCTAGTCcgccttttcttttttatgaatGCAAATCATAATTCAACGTTTTCTGCTTCAaaaacccaaacccattttCAGGACTCTATATATACCCCAATCCCCTTTTTTTAAGCATAATAGAATTCCCAAAATGATGCCTTCAACAATAAGGAAAAACAAGTGATAACAACAATTACAACTTGCTTAAAAAAGGGTAAGCAAAGCTCAACAAATGGAAACAAGAAAGCAAAGAAACTTAACCTGCCAGTATCAAAGGAAGCTGCAAACCAATAAAAGCCAGAAAACCCAACATTGCCTTCGCATAAACCACCATGGTAAACCTCAAAGAACCcctcttttcaaaaaaaaaaaaagccttgCCCAAAGGAACTGAGAAATGTAAGTAATGGGGTCAATATCAGCACATGATAGAACCCAAGGAACTAAGCAACAGAGAAATACAAAAGAGAGAAAGGGGGTTTTGAGGTTTGAACTTTGACCCTTCTCTTCCAATCTTTAAACAGTGTAGTGTGGTGTTTTCTTCTGTCTTAGAGGCTGAAACTAATTTTGATCGTTGAAATGGGAAAATTGGAAATGAGTGTGGTCCCGGAGAATCACGTTGAAACAggtctgtttttttttttaaagattattttgaGGATCGTTTTTACATGTGTTACAACAGATGTTGCCTTGATGAGATGAACAAAGCATTTAGGGGCTACAATGTCTGATTCATTGTTTTCTCAGTTTGGGGTTTGTTTCTAGTTTTGTTGTACTGAACTTCATGTGGGTAGGAACTGAAATCTGAGTTTATCTTTGTCTTGTAATATTTAAATGCAAGCTTTCTAATTTCTATGCATGTAAGCACATACTAACAaggaattggaaaaaaaaaggtacaTACCAAAAAGGTTGATTGATGCTTTATTAACAAACacgaaaaaattatatttaaaaattcattggtacaaataacattataaatatagaAAGACGGTGAGAAAGATACGAAAATAAAAACCAGTTGTTATTGACAAGTGTCTTATAAATacataatgtaattattatattttactaccaatttaattattattttcttaacaaataattaatcaatatttaatttaaataagaaaatagtggcttgggatttttttttatagacaAAGAAAGGTATTGGTGATCCAAGAATCAAACTCGGGATTGATGTCAACTAAAGATTTGGTAACTTTTTTGGTTATTTCACCCATAGTTTATTCAATTGAAAGGCTTGTCAATGAAACTTTGACATTGTTGACGAGGCTAAGACATTGAATTATTGAGGATCATTTAAGTCTTATTATCTACAATTAcgatatatgtatttttaagttttatcttATTAGAatctaattttcatatttttgtgctttgtattgatataattatattttataattaatctaatatatataaaagattgaGGATAATAAGACAGCAAGGAGATGATGACCTACTTTGCAATAAACCAATAATTTGACATGTCatctatttgattttaaaatacaacTACTGCATTATTACGCTGATTCCCTATAATGgttcaaattaattatgaaaaataagaacgaattaattataaatttgaacattattacgtaatttaaatacaattatcGCATTGTTATGCAAATTTGATTACcttttgttaaatgatataattgtaaCCTTAGCccatctaaaatattaattattcaatttaatatcttttagccttttttattaattaaaaatgggtaaactacaaaaatagtcacttttgtttgcctcaatttacattttagtcacttatgtttgaaatgttgcattttagtcacttacgttatagTTTTGTTACGAAGGGGTCACTCTGCCGTTAAGCTCtattacctccctaacggcaatcctacgtggcaatccaaatgtgttttaaatgctgACTTGGATGTCCAATTGTGATGAGGGATGTCCAATTGTGATGagaataggtttttaattaaataaatttaattaactgaaaattttaaattaattacccCTTGAACTGGAGAAGAAAACTCATtcgtcttctttttttttttttagttttattttccattttaactaaaaaaactattttatctCAGTTGGGcgtccaagttggcatttaaaacctatttggACTGCCATATAGGAttgccgttagggaggtaacggagcttaCCGTTAGTGACtactttgtaacaaaacgataatgtaagtgactaaaacgtaatatttcaaacataaaagactaaaatgtaatttgaggcaaacaaaagtaattatttttatagtttatccataaaaaatttatatttttagctttatgaaatattaaaagttgaagttaaaccattttaatacaaaacttTTTACCTTTAAtcttaattttcctttttggcgGTATAAATGAAGTAGGACCAACATTAATGGCCAAAATccaaaacaggggaaacttgGGTATGATTTTGTTCTGTGGCCACAGTTCCATTCGgaattatatcaatttattaacGTGCTGACAAAATCTTAACCTCAAATAATTATGATGataaagtttaaaaaacattaatattttttaatacagTTCAGACACGATGATATTTGTTAATACAGTTCGGACACAACAATTCTATATTTACAGAGCTTCACTTAACGAAAGATTTTATTCATCTGTTCGAATCATCTATTGATTTAAGGTAGGTTTGGATGTGGGGTACGGTgcgtttaacttactttttatctcacgctACATCACCGctacagtatttaatctcacTACCATcgctatttttatattaatcgcAGGTAAATACACCGTTCATCAAAACCCACCCTACACTCAATCTATCCTTAcacgaaaaaaattaattctgaAGTTTGGCTTTAAAGTCTGTATTGggcttttaaatttaatctttcaaGGCCCATCAtacattaatatttgattattattattatttggccAAGGGGATAAATGTTATATAATGTGGACACCAAATctaaaatacattataatttatatatataattcaaaaatctgaaaattccaAGAGGGTGGTGCACCCCCTAGATCTATCCCTAGGTGTATGTGCTTGGTTTTAGTCTCAAGTTTTGTCTCTCAACTTCGTTGAGAGCCTCTAAGGGTTCACGGAGTAGGAGTGCTTTCGCCAAACAAAGAAATGTAAGCATTTGCTTTTGGTAGGGTTTCAactagacctgatcatgggtcAGGTCACCCTCCTAGGCTCGAAGGCTTGCTTGAaatgtgggagggtttgggcaaaaatataagcctgaaaaatgggcttggacaaaaaataaggctCATTTTCTA
The nucleotide sequence above comes from Gossypium raimondii isolate GPD5lz chromosome 13, ASM2569854v1, whole genome shotgun sequence. Encoded proteins:
- the LOC105782224 gene encoding probable receptor-like protein kinase At1g49730 isoform X3, whose protein sequence is MVVYAKAMLGFLAFIGLQLPLILADCPLDLSGSNFTLVASLCSNKNERGKCCRYMNAFVAFSVARHANVTGNLGVTSNLSDVCIHSILQTMELYGVPRNATNFCGFGTKIPVSYYCRDRTTVSQMLESPKFMDVTKNCKLPLSQENECRKCLNAGINYVHRLVGSQDNITLSTCRDATFAALASQVDNISAVEIASCFFQVGGFNIPPVSGSSPSPPAHKASPSPLVAATPNQLVLGAPSNQKHHEHHLMSILGIGIAVTVAAIMMLIVLVVLICKKSRELEDSESVNKNSSKHFPICRPMHKFQEGTSSMFRKYSYKETKRGTYDGTVIGRGGFGTVYKAQYTDGSMVAVKRMNRVSEQGEDEFCREIELLARLHHRHLVSLRGFCIKKRERFLMYEYMSNGSLKDHLHCPRKTPLSWETRIQIAIDVANALEYLHFYCDPPLCHRDIKSSNILLDENFVAKVADFGLAHASKGGSICLEPANTDIRGTPG
- the LOC105782224 gene encoding probable receptor-like protein kinase At1g49730 isoform X2; translation: MVVYAKAMLGFLAFIGLQLPLILADCPLDLSGSNFTLVASLCSNKNERGKCCRYMNAFVAFSVARHANVTGNLGVTSNLSDVCIHSILQTMELYGVPRNATNFCGFGTKIPVSYYCRDRTTVSQMLESPKFMDVTKNCKLPLSQENECRKCLNAGINYVHRLVGSQDNITLSTCRDATFAALASQVDNISAVEIASCFFQVGGFNIPPVSGSSPSPPAHKASPSPLVAATPNQLVLGAPSNQKHHEHHLMSILGIGIAVTVAAIMMLIVLVVLICKKSRELEDSESVNKNSSKHFPICRPMHKFQEGTSSMFRKYSYKETKRGTYDGTVIGRGGFGTVYKAQYTDGSMVAVKRMNRVSEQGEDEFCREIELLARLHHRHLVSLRGFCIKKRERFLMYEYMSNGSLKDHLHCPRKTPLSWETRIQIAIDVANALEYLHFYCDPPLCHRDIKSSNILLDENFVAKVADFGLAHASKGGSICLEPANTDIRGTPAMVCYFWRC
- the LOC105782224 gene encoding probable receptor-like protein kinase At1g49730 isoform X1, whose product is MVVYAKAMLGFLAFIGLQLPLILADCPLDLSGSNFTLVASLCSNKNERGKCCRYMNAFVAFSVARHANVTGNLGVTSNLSDVCIHSILQTMELYGVPRNATNFCGFGTKIPVSYYCRDRTTVSQMLESPKFMDVTKNCKLPLSQENECRKCLNAGINYVHRLVGSQDNITLSTCRDATFAALASQVDNISAVEIASCFFQVGGFNIPPVSGSSPSPPAHKASPSPLVAATPNQLVLGAPSNQKHHEHHLMSILGIGIAVTVAAIMMLIVLVVLICKKSRELEDSESVNKNSSKHFPICRPMHKFQEGTSSMFRKYSYKETKRGTYDGTVIGRGGFGTVYKAQYTDGSMVAVKRMNRVSEQGEDEFCREIELLARLHHRHLVSLRGFCIKKRERFLMYEYMSNGSLKDHLHCPRKTPLSWETRIQIAIDVANALEYLHFYCDPPLCHRDIKSSNILLDENFVAKVADFGLAHASKGGSICLEPANTDIRGTPGYMDPEYVVTQELTDKSDVYSYGVLLLEMLTARRVVQDGVSLVESTQILLASESRLTELLDPHIKDSFDLDQLQTVVSIVRWCTQREGRARPSMKQVLQLLYESSDLMQSGFIQAVEDEDYEGGSDGRGRLSRVKIPRSGPLFHSGDGRYLASSSSTSRSYCSRSFLLETGSPRSPQNILSL